TACTTTTTGAAAGACTTCACTGCTGTCAGGCGGATAGCGCAAACGTCCACCGTATAACGGATCGCCCAGTAAAGGATAACGTTCGTGTGACAAATGGACACGAATTTGATGCGTGCGTCCCGTTTCTAACCGAGCGCGAATATGGGTATGGGCGCGGTAACGTTGGATGACGCGATAATGTGTCACCGCAGGTTTACCGCTGCGCACGACGGCCATACGCACGCGCTGCGTGGGATGCCGCGCAATCGGTAAATTCACCGTTCCCCCAGATACCAAGACACCACATACCACCGCTTGATATTCTCGTACAATCGTATGTGCTTGTAATTGCGCCACTAAATGCGTATGGCCTAACAGCGAACGCGCCACCGCTAAGACACCACTGGTGTCTTTATCAATACGGTGGATAATACCCGCACGCGGCAATTGTGCCAGTTCTGGCGCGTAGTGCAGTAACGCATTGACCAACGTTTGATCGGGATTTCCCGCGCCGGGGTGTACCACCAAGCCTGCGGGTTTGTTGACGATGATCACGTCTTCATCTTCATATAATACAGATAAAGGCAGAGATTGTCCCGTCCAATCGACTTGATCTTCAGTCTGGGCTAATAATACAACATCTTCTCCCCCGCGCACCCGGTCACGCCCGCGTAAAACTTCCGCATTCACTTGAACGTGTCCATCTCGAATCCACTGTTGTAAACGCGCCCGTGAATACTCTGGCAACAATTCGGCTAAGGCTTTGTCTAGGCGATAACCTGCCATCTCTGGTGGAATTTTCGTGGTAACATGTGAGGTCGTTGTGGTCATGGTCAAATCAGTCCGCAAATAAGATGTTGTTGTGGGCGTATTTTGCGCCCAATGATTGAGACAACAACGCAAAAATGGCACACTTTAAACGCTCGTTGCCTACGAGACAAGTGCTGTGAAGAAAAAAGGCAATTGCCCATTTTAATATTCCAATGTTCTCATTTTAACCGTGAATTTTGCTATGAATAAAAATTTTTTTCTCTTGTTATTCTCACTTTTTTTACTCACGGCTTGCGCCACCGATCCCAAAGAACATACCGCAGGTTGGGACGCGGATCAATTGTATGAAGAGGCGAAAAAAGCCTTAAAAGACGATGATTATCGCACAGCCATTCGCTATTATGAATTATTAGAAGCGCGGCATCCTTTCGGCCCTTATGCGCAACAAGCCTTGTTAGAAAGCATTTACGCTTATTACAAACACAATGAGCCTGAATCAGCGATTGTAACGGCGGATCGTTTTATTCAACAATATCCACGCCATCCTAATATTGATTATGTTTATTATATGAAGGGATTGGTTAATTTTGAAATGAATCAGGGTTTATTTGATCGTTTTTTACCGCTGGATAAAAGTCAACGCGATCAAACGGTGGCGATGAATTCATTTCGAGATTTTGCCGAATTATTGCAACGTTTTCCGCAAAGTCGTTATGCTGAAGATGCGGAAAAGCGCATGTTATATTTACGTAATAGCGCGGCACAATATGAACTTAATGTGGCTGAATTTTATATGGTGCGTGGGGCTTATTTAGCGGCTGCAAATCGAGCTAAAAATGTGATAGAAGGTTTTCAACGCACGCCCGCTGTGCCTGACGCATTGGCTTTAATGGTCAAAGCCTATCGCATTTTGCAATTAGATGATTTGGCGAATCAATCTTTACAAGTGTTGCAATTAAACTATCCCAATCACCCTAAGTTAAGCGAATTAAATGCGCTGCATATTGAAGGCTAATTGCATTTTTTATTAACGTTAATTATAGAGGATTTAGTACATGTCTATTTTTCGTGCCTACGATATTCGAGGGATTGTGGGAGAGACGTTGACACCAGAATTGGTGTGCCAAATCGGTCAGGCGATTGGCAGCGAAGCGGCGAAACAGCAGCAAGCCGAGGTAGTGATTGCGCGCGACGGGCGGCTTTCTGGAGCGGCGTTGTCGCAAGCCTTGAGTGAAGGATTACAAGCGGCAGGGCGTAAAGTGATTGACATTGGTATGGTGCCAACGCCTGTTTTGTACTTTGCAACGTATCACTTAAATACGGGCAGCGGAGTGATGTTGACGGGCAGTCATAATCCACCGAATTACAATGGCATGAAAATGATGATCGGCGGAGATACGTTATTTGATCAAGCCATTCAACAATTAAAACAACGCATTGATAATGGCGATTTAATGCAAGGTTTTGGTGATTATCAAACACTGGATTTAAAACAGGCTTATATTGAGCGTATTTGTGGCGATGTGAAATTAAAACGGCCGTTTAAATTGGTGATTGATTGTGGCAGTGGTGTGGCGGGTGCTATTGCGCCGCAATTGTTTCGACAATTGGGTTGTGAAGTGATTGAATTATATTGCGAGGTGGATGGTCATTTTCCACACCACCATCCCGACCCCAGTAAACCTGAGAATTTACACGATTTAATCGCCGCGGTAAAAACGCATCGTGCGGATTTAGGTTTTGCTTTTGATGGGGATGGGGATCGTTTGGGCGTGGTGGATGCGACGGGGCAAATTATTTGGCCTGATCGGCAAATGATTTTATACGCCCGCGATGTGTTAAGTCGCAATCCCAATGCGGCAATTATTTACGATGTCAAATGCAGCCAACATTTAACCGATGCCATTATTGCCGCCGGCGGTCAAGCCATTATGTGGAAAACAGGGCATTCTTTTATTAAAACCAAAATTAAAACCAGTGGCGCGGCATTGGGTGGCGAAATGAGCGGTCATATCTTCTTTAAAGAGCGTTGGTATGGTTTTGATGATGCGCTTTATACGGGGGCGAGATTATTAGAAATTTTATCTCAAGATTCCCGTTCACCCACTGCGGTTTTTAAAGAATTACCTGATGCGGTTAATACGCCTGAATTAAATTTAAATACGGCTGAAGGTGAGAATTTTATTTTAATGGATAAAATTCGCGCTCATTTTACATTTGATCAAGCGGAGATTGTCACGATTGACGGATTACGGGCGAATTTTGCGACAGGTTGGGGTTTGGTTCGGGCATCGAATACCACACCATGTTTAGTGTTACGTTTTGAAGCGGATACGGCCGAAGATTTGGCCGCAATTCAAGAACAATTCCGCGCTCAATTTAAACAAATAGATGCCCATTTAGCATTGCCTTTTTAAAAAGAAAAGGGAAGGGAACATTAATGATGTCTAAGTTTTATTTTATTACTTTGCTGGCGTGGATTGGGGGGTTAGCTTTACCCAGTTACGCCGAAGAAAACGTATCTATTCATCGCAGTCATGGTTTAGCGATGTATGAAGATTTAAAATACCCCGCTGATTTTAAACATTTTGATTATGTCAATCCTAATGCGCCTAAAGGTGGTTTACTTCGTTTGTCGGCTACGGGAACATTTGACTCATTAAATCCTTTTATTATTAAAGGATTATCTGCGTCTGGTTTAAGCGGTTGGTTTTTTGAAACATTAACCAGTTCTTCTAAAGATGAACCTTTTTCAGAATATGGTTTAATTGCAGAAACCATTGAAACACCAGAAGATCGCTCATGGGTGGCTTATATTTTACGCGATAAAGCACGTTTTCACGATGGTTCACCCATTACGGTAGAAGATGTGATATTTTCTTTTGAGATTTTAAAGACCAAAGGGCATCCTTTTTACCGCTCTTATTATAACCATGTGACTGAAGTTATTAAGGTCAATGATAACACGGTTAAATTTGTTTTTAATACCAATAAAAATCGTGAATTGCCTTTAATTATGGGACAATTGCCTATTTTATCTAAGGCTTATTGGGAACAACGTGATTTTGATAAAACCACATTAGATATTCCTATCAGCAGCGGGCCTTATAAAATTGCAGCCATTGACCCCGGCCGTTCTATCACCTATCAACGCAATCCAGAATATTGGGGAAAAGATTTACCCGTCAATCTTGGCCAATATAATTTCGATCAAATTCGCATCGATTATTATCGAGATGAAACGGTAGAATTGCAGGCTTTTAAAGCGGGTGAATATGATTTTCGTGCCGAAAATTCGGCAAAAAATTGGGCAACGGCTTATGATTTTCCTGCCTTAACTCAAGGGCGTGTCATTAAAGAAGACATTGAACATCAAATTCCCACAGGAATGCAGGGTTTTGTTTTTAATACCCGCCGCGACGTGTTTAAAGACCCCAAAGTGCGAGAAGCCATTAGTTATTTATTCGATTTTGAATGGGCGAATAAAAATTTATTTAATGGCGCATATACTCGTACACACAGCTATTTTTCTAATTCTGATTTAGCCTCGCCCTCAGAATTACCTCATGAAGCTGAATTAGCCATTTTAGAACCATTACGGGCGCATTTGCCGGAGCGTGTTTTTACCGAAATCTACCAACCCCCACAAACCGATGGCACAGGCAATATTCGGGAACAATTACGCCTTGCCATTCGTTTATTAAAAGAAGCGGGCTGGGAGTTGAAAAACGGTAAATTATTAAACGAAAAAGGACAACTTTTACAATTTGAAATTCTATTAGTCAGTCCTTTATTTGAACGGATTGTTTTGCCCTTTAAACGCAACCTCGCACGCGTAGGCATTGAGGTCAGTGTGCGCACGGTAGATACCACGCAATATCAAAATCGAGTCGATAATTTTGATTTTGACATGATTGTGCATGTGTTTAGTCAATCATTATCGCCCGGTAATGAACAACACAGTTATTGGCATTCGGAAAATGCTAATGTGGTTGGCAGTCGTAATTTAGCAGGCATTCAAAACCCTGCTATTGATCAATTGGTTGATTTGGTCATTGGTGCGCCAAATCGTGACGAATTAATGGTGCGCACCCACGCTTTAGATCGCGTGCTATTGTGGGGACATTATGTGTTGCCACATTGGCATGTGCGCACGTTTCGGGTGGCGTATTGGAAACCTTTAACTCGCCCTGAAATGATTCCTCCTTATGATTTGGCTTTTGATGCGTGGTGGATGGCGGATAAATAAGGTATTATTGAGGTTATTTTTATGTTTAAATTATCGCTTTTATTCAGTGTTTCTTTTCTATTGTTAATTGCCTATTTTTCTCAAGCCCAGATAGTTCATGCAGAATCGATTAAATTTGTGCAATGGTGGGATGAGTATTTGCCACAACGACAAGATAATAATGTGGAAGTGGTTTATTCGCGTCGTCGGCAAGTGCAGCATTTTCTGGATTTAGACGGAGATGAAATTGCCAATGATTCTCAAGTTTGCGTGCCTTTTGACATGCAGACTTTGTTAAATCCGGTCACCATGTGCCAAGACGGTCAACCCACAGCCAGTTGGCGTGGTTATCGGGGATTGCGTCCCAGTGCGCTTTTTTACGGCGGGATGGTGGCGAATTATGTCAATATGTCTGATGTCAACATTGTCAATACCAGAGGCAATGAAGTGCCGGTGATCAGTCGTTTTCCACAAGCGACCGTGCAGCAAGATGGAGCTTCTTTTGGTTTGGGTTATCAAGTGGGACATCCTGATTATATTCGACGCGGTATTAATCAATATTACCGCATTTATTGGTCAGATATGACATTTTTTGCGGTAGATGGGGAAATTAAAGACAAAGAATTAGTGGGATGGGTAGAGCCGTCAATTAGTTTTCATAAAGTTCCAGAGGCAAAAGTCAATTTTGCGACGGTTTTTATGTGGAAAAAGAAGAACTTTGTCAACGGCGGTGCCAGTGCCGAGCGGGTTATTCTTGATCCAACCAGTAAATTTTTTGTCTCACGAGTACGGCACGCATGGAATACTGATGATGGGCGATTTGTCATTAAAGATGGCAAAGAGTTGTACATCAGCGAGTACAAAATTGACACCGACACCGGCGGATTCAAAGGGATTAATGTCGCCATGTCTCCTCTTGAAAGCCGCTGGGCAAAGTATACGCCAGATGGTTGTAACATGTGGTTTGACCTTTCAACCGCTGAATTTACCGAACATACTTTTACTGATATTCAGGCAGTGGGCGTTTATTTTGCGATGAACGAGTATCGTAAAGATCGCGCTGCCATCACTTTTGACAATTTCATGTTTTATGGCACTACGCCTGAAATGTATTCAGAAACGCCAATGCCTTCATTGCCTGTCGAAGACGGCCAGCGTTTTCCCGCGATTGCTTTTGATCGCATTGGGCAGCCGTTGAGCAGTGAAGCGCGGTTTTTTCCGGGCATCACGCCACACAACCAGTTAGTCACTATTAAACCCAGCGATCAAAT
The DNA window shown above is from Thioflexithrix psekupsensis and carries:
- a CDS encoding outer membrane protein assembly factor BamD, which translates into the protein MNKNFFLLLFSLFLLTACATDPKEHTAGWDADQLYEEAKKALKDDDYRTAIRYYELLEARHPFGPYAQQALLESIYAYYKHNEPESAIVTADRFIQQYPRHPNIDYVYYMKGLVNFEMNQGLFDRFLPLDKSQRDQTVAMNSFRDFAELLQRFPQSRYAEDAEKRMLYLRNSAAQYELNVAEFYMVRGAYLAAANRAKNVIEGFQRTPAVPDALALMVKAYRILQLDDLANQSLQVLQLNYPNHPKLSELNALHIEG
- a CDS encoding extracellular solute-binding protein, producing MMSKFYFITLLAWIGGLALPSYAEENVSIHRSHGLAMYEDLKYPADFKHFDYVNPNAPKGGLLRLSATGTFDSLNPFIIKGLSASGLSGWFFETLTSSSKDEPFSEYGLIAETIETPEDRSWVAYILRDKARFHDGSPITVEDVIFSFEILKTKGHPFYRSYYNHVTEVIKVNDNTVKFVFNTNKNRELPLIMGQLPILSKAYWEQRDFDKTTLDIPISSGPYKIAAIDPGRSITYQRNPEYWGKDLPVNLGQYNFDQIRIDYYRDETVELQAFKAGEYDFRAENSAKNWATAYDFPALTQGRVIKEDIEHQIPTGMQGFVFNTRRDVFKDPKVREAISYLFDFEWANKNLFNGAYTRTHSYFSNSDLASPSELPHEAELAILEPLRAHLPERVFTEIYQPPQTDGTGNIREQLRLAIRLLKEAGWELKNGKLLNEKGQLLQFEILLVSPLFERIVLPFKRNLARVGIEVSVRTVDTTQYQNRVDNFDFDMIVHVFSQSLSPGNEQHSYWHSENANVVGSRNLAGIQNPAIDQLVDLVIGAPNRDELMVRTHALDRVLLWGHYVLPHWHVRTFRVAYWKPLTRPEMIPPYDLAFDAWWMADK
- a CDS encoding phosphomannomutase/phosphoglucomutase, which encodes MSIFRAYDIRGIVGETLTPELVCQIGQAIGSEAAKQQQAEVVIARDGRLSGAALSQALSEGLQAAGRKVIDIGMVPTPVLYFATYHLNTGSGVMLTGSHNPPNYNGMKMMIGGDTLFDQAIQQLKQRIDNGDLMQGFGDYQTLDLKQAYIERICGDVKLKRPFKLVIDCGSGVAGAIAPQLFRQLGCEVIELYCEVDGHFPHHHPDPSKPENLHDLIAAVKTHRADLGFAFDGDGDRLGVVDATGQIIWPDRQMILYARDVLSRNPNAAIIYDVKCSQHLTDAIIAAGGQAIMWKTGHSFIKTKIKTSGAALGGEMSGHIFFKERWYGFDDALYTGARLLEILSQDSRSPTAVFKELPDAVNTPELNLNTAEGENFILMDKIRAHFTFDQAEIVTIDGLRANFATGWGLVRASNTTPCLVLRFEADTAEDLAAIQEQFRAQFKQIDAHLALPF
- the rluD gene encoding 23S rRNA pseudouridine(1911/1915/1917) synthase RluD — encoded protein: MTTTTSHVTTKIPPEMAGYRLDKALAELLPEYSRARLQQWIRDGHVQVNAEVLRGRDRVRGGEDVVLLAQTEDQVDWTGQSLPLSVLYEDEDVIIVNKPAGLVVHPGAGNPDQTLVNALLHYAPELAQLPRAGIIHRIDKDTSGVLAVARSLLGHTHLVAQLQAHTIVREYQAVVCGVLVSGGTVNLPIARHPTQRVRMAVVRSGKPAVTHYRVIQRYRAHTHIRARLETGRTHQIRVHLSHERYPLLGDPLYGGRLRYPPDSSEVFQKVLHDFQRQALHAERLGFQHPRTGDYMEWVVPLPEDMQQLLTALADDMRLKN